A segment of the Pseudomonadota bacterium genome:
TTGCATTTCGTCCAACCAAGGCATCTCCCTATCTTGAAGATATGCGTATCAAGGGGGATAATTAAATCCCGCTTATCGATGAAACTCCATATACCCACATCTATCTCGTCCTTCCTCACCATCCACCTGAGATAGAGATTCCATCTCTTTAAAGGGTTTGTATTTGACCGTTTTGGGAAAAAGAATATCAGTTCATTACCATTGCCGAAAAAATGCTCCCTCACCGCCCATAATGTACTTCTTATATCCTCGTTATATAGGGACTTCAACATCATACCGATACTTCCATACCCGTCGAGTATCCTCTTTAAGGTGTGAAACAAGAGTACAATATCCTTGCCTTTCTGAAATCTATAGTAGAGCTTACTCAGGGCTGAAAATTTTCCCCTCTTGATAAACTCATA
Coding sequences within it:
- a CDS encoding TIGR02757 family protein; the protein is MEFLQRYKENRNIEIAGFLASQFAYGKIDIFKKFLRTLFELMGDSPYEFIKRGKFSALSKLYYRFQKGKDIVLLFHTLKRILDGYGSIGMMLKSLYNEDIRSTLWAVREHFFGNGNELIFFFPKRSNTNPLKRWNLYLRWMVRKDEIDVGIWSFIDKRDLIIPLDTHIFKIGRCLGWTKCKTPSFKAACEITEVLKAISPEDPLKYDFFLCHMVGIGAKCTGKKTLACVERCMLVDSSEL